Proteins found in one Amycolatopsis aidingensis genomic segment:
- a CDS encoding HNH endonuclease signature motif containing protein yields the protein MTRTFGTDTSRMSEEELLTALGDLEQQRRALYARELAVLAELDGRGTANQKGYRDLPTLTREILRVNPYDARQRVAHARAVVRRHGPGGIPLEPDLPEVGAAAAEGAIGPEHIETIRATITRFPQPVSLPDREHAEALLTKAAREYEPHTITTLGREILARLDQDGTPPTEDELARPERSLDWRQTRGGRLRGTFDLDAETAAVLTGLIEPRAKPSSTTDEPDRRSTYQRQGDAFADVLRVAAGCPEEGPTEAGEPFTVMVTITLEDLKHGTGYGLLHGQESYSAAQIRRMACDAYVVPAVLGGKGEILDIGQRTRTVPLAIRRALILRDRGCTFPGCRRKPKQCQAHHVIPWALGGPTALHNLTLLCWYHHNLIHHTDWSMRIRNGLPEFLPPAFLDPERRPRRNLLHHQGGAE from the coding sequence GTGACCAGGACCTTCGGCACCGACACCTCCCGCATGAGCGAGGAGGAACTCCTGACCGCGCTGGGCGACCTCGAACAGCAGCGGCGAGCTCTGTATGCCCGCGAGTTGGCGGTCCTGGCCGAGTTGGACGGGCGCGGCACCGCGAACCAGAAGGGCTACCGCGACCTGCCGACCTTGACCCGGGAGATCCTGCGGGTCAACCCGTATGACGCCCGCCAACGGGTCGCGCATGCGCGGGCGGTGGTGCGGCGGCACGGCCCGGGCGGCATACCTTTGGAACCCGACCTCCCCGAGGTCGGCGCCGCCGCGGCCGAAGGCGCGATCGGGCCCGAGCACATCGAGACCATCCGCGCCACCATCACCCGCTTCCCCCAACCCGTCAGCCTGCCCGACCGGGAACACGCCGAAGCGCTGCTGACCAAGGCCGCGCGGGAGTACGAACCCCACACCATCACCACCCTGGGCCGGGAGATCCTGGCCCGGCTGGACCAGGACGGCACCCCACCCACCGAAGACGAACTCGCCCGGCCGGAACGCTCCCTGGACTGGCGACAAACCCGCGGCGGACGACTCCGCGGCACCTTCGACCTCGACGCCGAAACCGCGGCGGTACTGACCGGGCTGATCGAACCCCGCGCCAAACCCTCCAGCACCACAGACGAACCCGACCGCCGGAGCACGTACCAACGCCAGGGGGACGCATTCGCCGACGTGCTGCGCGTCGCGGCCGGATGCCCCGAAGAAGGACCCACCGAGGCGGGCGAACCCTTCACCGTCATGGTGACCATCACCCTCGAAGACTTGAAGCACGGCACCGGATACGGGCTACTACACGGGCAGGAGTCCTACTCCGCCGCCCAAATCCGGCGCATGGCCTGCGACGCGTATGTCGTGCCCGCGGTGCTGGGCGGCAAAGGCGAGATCCTCGACATCGGACAACGCACCCGCACCGTACCCCTCGCCATCCGCAGAGCCTTGATCCTGCGCGACCGCGGATGCACCTTCCCCGGCTGCCGCAGAAAACCCAAACAATGCCAAGCCCACCACGTCATCCCCTGGGCCCTCGGAGGACCCACCGCCCTACACAACCTCACCCTGCTGTGCTGGTACCACCACAACCTCATCCACCACACCGACTGGTCAATGCGCATACGCAACGGACTACCCGAATTCCTACCCCCGGCCTTCCTCGATCCGGAACGAAGACCCAGACGCAACCTCCTCCACCACCAAGGGGGTGCGGAATGA
- a CDS encoding universal stress protein gives MAAYQTVVVGTDGSDSSFNAVDRAASVAADSGATLVIACAYYPASKQDVEKAQDVLRDEAYQVVGSAPAEDTLQSARDRAARAGATKVETVPVVGEPVESLRKVVTDHSADLLVVGNRGLNTLAGRILGSVPSEVARKSGVDVLIVHTT, from the coding sequence ATGGCCGCCTATCAGACCGTGGTCGTCGGTACCGACGGTTCCGACTCATCGTTCAACGCCGTGGACCGGGCGGCCAGCGTAGCCGCCGACTCCGGGGCGACGCTGGTCATCGCCTGCGCCTACTACCCGGCGAGCAAGCAGGATGTGGAGAAGGCGCAGGACGTCCTGCGGGATGAGGCATACCAGGTGGTCGGTTCCGCGCCGGCGGAGGACACCCTGCAGAGCGCGCGGGACCGGGCGGCGCGGGCGGGCGCCACCAAGGTCGAGACGGTGCCGGTGGTTGGCGAGCCGGTGGAGTCGTTGCGCAAGGTGGTGACCGACCACTCGGCCGACCTGCTCGTGGTGGGCAACCGGGGCCTGAACACCCTCGCCGGCCGCATCCTCGGCTCGGTGCCCTCCGAGGTGGCTCGCAAGTCCGGCGTGGACGTGCTGATCGTGCACACCACCTGA
- a CDS encoding arginase family protein, which translates to MNAGRELMLLDAPSNLGLRPPADGTVPGCYKAPGALRDNDLLRRLGATEAGVLTPARYHPAWEQGHGVRNAAGIAEYSRRLAARIDRIHGRNGFPVVLGGDCSIVLGAALALRRRGRYGLAYLDGHDDFRHPGIAPTAGSAAAGECLALATGRGAAELTDLDGLRPYVADSDVVLLGAREEESVETAAAGIRGVPSQRIMAAGTAEALALATETLTRPGLDGFWVHVDIDVLDPAIVSAVDSPDPGGLDVDTLVALLRGLLDLPGAVGFELTVFDPDLDPDGSQAAVVAEVIERAFAR; encoded by the coding sequence ATGAACGCGGGACGCGAGCTGATGCTGCTGGACGCCCCGTCGAACCTCGGCCTGCGGCCACCCGCCGATGGCACGGTTCCCGGCTGCTACAAGGCGCCGGGGGCGTTGCGGGACAACGACCTGCTGCGCAGGCTCGGCGCCACCGAGGCCGGGGTACTCACCCCGGCCCGCTACCACCCGGCATGGGAACAGGGCCACGGCGTGCGCAACGCCGCGGGTATCGCCGAGTACAGCAGGCGACTGGCCGCGCGGATCGACCGTATCCACGGGCGCAACGGTTTCCCCGTGGTACTGGGCGGGGACTGCTCGATCGTGCTGGGTGCCGCACTCGCCCTGCGCCGCAGGGGCCGCTACGGCCTTGCCTATCTGGACGGGCACGACGACTTCCGCCACCCCGGGATCGCGCCGACCGCGGGCTCGGCGGCCGCGGGCGAGTGCCTCGCACTGGCCACCGGGCGGGGCGCGGCCGAGCTGACCGACCTGGACGGGTTGCGGCCCTATGTGGCCGACTCCGATGTGGTGCTGCTCGGTGCCCGCGAGGAGGAGTCGGTGGAGACCGCCGCCGCGGGCATCCGGGGCGTGCCCAGCCAGCGGATCATGGCCGCCGGCACCGCGGAAGCGCTGGCACTGGCCACCGAAACGCTCACCCGCCCCGGCCTGGACGGCTTCTGGGTCCATGTCGACATCGACGTGCTGGACCCCGCCATCGTGTCCGCAGTGGACAGTCCGGACCCCGGCGGGCTGGATGTGGACACCCTGGTGGCACTGTTGCGCGGGCTACTGGACCTTCCCGGCGCCGTCGGCTTCGAGCTGACCGTGTTCGACCCGGACCTGGACCCCGACGGCAGCCAGGCCGCGGTGGTGGCCGAGGTCATCGAGCGAGCCTTCGCGCGCTGA
- a CDS encoding RidA family protein: protein MTRHNPTDLHATSGYHHVTIVEGRRLVLLAGQCPLAADADPDSADAVTGPGDLDVQIGQVATNTSIALRAAGATPADVVRAVLYVASPDPAVLGTAWDRFLASPIGPAFHSAGTVVGVTCLGYPGQLVELDVTAAVES from the coding sequence GTGACCCGACACAACCCCACTGACCTGCACGCCACCTCCGGTTATCACCACGTCACCATCGTCGAGGGCCGGCGTCTGGTGCTGCTGGCCGGGCAGTGCCCGCTGGCCGCGGACGCCGACCCGGACTCCGCCGATGCCGTCACCGGTCCCGGCGACCTGGACGTCCAGATCGGTCAGGTGGCCACCAATACGTCTATCGCGTTGCGTGCCGCCGGCGCCACCCCGGCGGATGTGGTTCGTGCCGTGCTCTACGTCGCCAGCCCGGATCCGGCCGTACTCGGCACGGCATGGGACCGGTTCCTGGCCTCGCCGATCGGGCCCGCCTTCCACTCGGCGGGGACGGTGGTCGGCGTGACCTGCCTCGGCTACCCCGGGCAGCTGGTCGAGCTGGACGTCACCGCCGCGGTCGAGAGCTGA
- a CDS encoding aldehyde dehydrogenase family protein, whose translation MNDPVNEDVAKAVEECARAAKAAAPSLATAGDQAIDATLNGMAERLLSGREAVLEANAADISRAHAEGMSAGLLDRLTITEQRLTGMAEQLRLLAAASHPQRSIPLSELDGGLRLVERRRPVGVIGANYEARPNVTVDVASQLVKSRNAGVLRTGSAALESAQKLLEVVVAPALAEAGIEPEVVQLVPRVEREAAAALVSLPALVPLVILRGSGDSTRSLATEAATHGVRTLAHADGGGVLYVDSAADPGVVRALVDTSLDRLGVCNRLNLLLIHAEVYDEIWPVVSEALAEREVRPSLPPHEHPIGYEWALDSESEATVTVARVASLTEAVTIANESTSGLAAGIATEDATAAEAFFDSYQGTGVFWNAPTRLLDGFKLRGVPETGINLDKVPGPRGPVTYTDLYVRQYAVLPADR comes from the coding sequence GTGAACGACCCGGTGAACGAGGACGTGGCCAAGGCGGTCGAGGAGTGCGCACGCGCGGCCAAGGCGGCCGCGCCCTCCCTGGCCACGGCGGGTGACCAGGCCATTGACGCCACGCTGAACGGGATGGCCGAGCGGTTGCTGTCCGGCAGGGAGGCCGTGCTGGAGGCCAATGCCGCGGATATCAGCAGGGCCCACGCCGAGGGGATGAGCGCCGGGTTGCTGGACCGGCTGACCATCACCGAGCAGCGGCTCACCGGGATGGCCGAGCAACTGCGGCTGCTCGCCGCCGCCTCCCATCCGCAGCGCAGCATCCCGCTGTCCGAGCTGGATGGCGGTCTGCGGCTGGTTGAGCGCAGGCGCCCGGTCGGCGTGATCGGGGCGAACTACGAGGCGCGCCCGAATGTCACCGTGGACGTGGCCTCGCAGCTGGTGAAGTCCCGCAACGCGGGAGTCCTGCGGACCGGCTCTGCCGCGCTGGAGTCCGCGCAGAAGCTGCTGGAGGTGGTGGTCGCCCCCGCGCTGGCCGAGGCCGGGATCGAGCCCGAGGTGGTGCAGCTGGTGCCGAGGGTGGAGCGGGAGGCCGCCGCGGCCCTGGTGAGCCTGCCGGCGCTGGTGCCGCTGGTGATCCTGCGGGGCAGCGGGGACAGCACGAGGTCGCTGGCCACCGAGGCCGCAACCCACGGCGTCCGTACCCTGGCCCACGCCGACGGCGGCGGGGTGCTGTACGTGGACTCGGCCGCCGACCCCGGCGTGGTGCGCGCCCTGGTGGACACCAGCCTGGACCGGCTGGGCGTGTGCAACCGGCTGAACCTGCTGCTGATCCACGCCGAGGTCTACGACGAGATCTGGCCGGTGGTGTCCGAGGCACTGGCCGAGCGCGAGGTCCGGCCGTCCCTGCCCCCACACGAGCACCCGATCGGCTACGAGTGGGCCCTGGACTCCGAGAGTGAGGCGACCGTGACCGTGGCGCGGGTCGCCAGCCTCACCGAGGCCGTCACCATCGCCAACGAGAGCACCTCCGGCCTCGCCGCAGGTATCGCCACCGAGGACGCCACCGCCGCCGAGGCCTTCTTCGACAGCTACCAGGGCACGGGCGTGTTCTGGAACGCCCCCACCCGGCTGCTCGACGGTTTCAAGCTGCGTGGCGTCCCGGAGACCGGGATCAACCTGGACAAGGTCCCTGGCCCACGCGGCCCGGTCACCTACACCGACCTGTACGTACGCCAGTACGCCGTGCTCCCCGCCGATCGCTGA
- a CDS encoding coiled-coil domain-containing protein yields MSLGEERELVPLGAGFDLAKRGYDKVQVDEHLERLDSDLKMLAQDRDAAISQAGDLARQLEAARGEIDDLRGQVERLAQPPTTLEGLSERLQRMLRLAQDEAADTRARAEAEAGHIRAKAESDASAMRARYEELLTELSDRRKAMEAEHRKVLEDARAEAESITSKAKAERDRLDEEAEQRRTQVEEDFEMAMATRRNEAMRVLAEQEATSKAEAERRVREATDEAAAIRAKVAEEEAAAKADIDRRQRESVADANQRKQNSISEANARVAEAADEARRRVREATEEANRKINHATERVEALRKLRNAIAEQVQGARSMLAEADAALGNAGPIVEPLPEEREEAAEHSDTSEQQPVTAGSRTNGESPGTSQPQPKPKPNVTHE; encoded by the coding sequence ATGAGCCTTGGCGAAGAACGGGAGCTCGTACCGCTGGGAGCCGGCTTCGATCTCGCGAAGCGCGGCTACGACAAAGTTCAGGTGGACGAGCATCTGGAACGGTTGGACAGCGACCTGAAGATGCTCGCCCAGGACCGGGATGCCGCCATTTCGCAGGCCGGTGACCTGGCCCGGCAGCTCGAGGCCGCGCGCGGGGAGATCGACGACCTGCGCGGTCAGGTCGAACGCCTCGCGCAGCCACCCACCACATTGGAAGGCTTGTCCGAGCGGCTGCAGCGGATGCTGCGGCTGGCGCAGGACGAGGCCGCCGACACCCGGGCCCGCGCCGAGGCCGAGGCCGGGCACATCCGCGCCAAGGCGGAAAGCGACGCCAGCGCGATGCGCGCTCGGTACGAGGAACTGCTGACCGAACTCTCCGACCGGCGCAAGGCGATGGAGGCCGAACACCGCAAGGTGCTCGAGGACGCGCGTGCCGAAGCCGAGTCGATCACCAGCAAGGCCAAGGCCGAGCGGGATCGGCTCGACGAGGAGGCCGAACAGCGCCGCACTCAGGTCGAAGAGGACTTCGAGATGGCCATGGCCACTCGGCGCAACGAGGCCATGCGGGTGCTCGCCGAGCAGGAGGCGACCAGCAAGGCCGAGGCCGAGCGACGAGTTCGCGAGGCCACCGACGAGGCGGCCGCGATCCGGGCCAAGGTCGCCGAGGAGGAGGCGGCCGCCAAGGCGGATATCGACCGGCGGCAGCGCGAGTCGGTCGCGGATGCCAACCAGCGCAAGCAGAACTCGATCAGCGAGGCGAACGCGCGGGTCGCGGAGGCCGCCGACGAGGCACGCCGCCGGGTCCGGGAGGCCACCGAGGAGGCGAACCGCAAGATCAACCACGCCACCGAGCGGGTGGAGGCGCTGCGCAAGCTGCGCAACGCCATCGCCGAGCAGGTGCAGGGCGCGCGGTCGATGCTGGCCGAGGCCGATGCCGCGCTCGGCAACGCCGGACCGATCGTGGAACCGCTACCTGAGGAACGCGAGGAGGCGGCCGAGCACTCGGACACTTCGGAGCAGCAACCGGTCACCGCCGGTAGTCGCACTAACGGCGAGTCGCCGGGGACGTCACAGCCGCAACCGAAACCCAAGCCGAACGTAACTCACGAGTAG
- a CDS encoding rRNA adenine N(6)-methyltransferase family protein: MPSSGLSSSFPTAPNPSGVHFLAAREVVHSLLESCPVGPADLVLDLGAGPGAITAPLVRTGAKVIAVERDPAFARKLSNRLDGHHNLRVVTDDLRTVPLPRKEFAVVASIPYAVSSALLRRLLHPCPTPLRRAALIVEWGFAKRLARTVPRNREQAWWAARFELELVRRVPARCFRPVPSVDSAVLAIRGRNLGLRAETALWTLLGAAYRDPRGPARTAVAAALAGRKIRGPLQACGISPNEPAGTVPARRWAALARRLAADPALHWPRLPRELRAADRTAPGRRRRGRS, from the coding sequence ATGCCCAGTTCAGGGCTCTCCTCTTCCTTTCCGACCGCGCCGAACCCGTCCGGGGTGCATTTCCTCGCCGCCCGCGAGGTCGTGCACAGCCTGCTCGAATCCTGCCCGGTCGGCCCGGCCGATCTGGTGCTCGATCTCGGCGCGGGACCAGGCGCCATCACCGCTCCCCTGGTGCGGACCGGGGCGAAGGTGATCGCCGTGGAACGCGATCCCGCCTTCGCCCGCAAACTCAGCAACCGGCTGGACGGTCACCACAACCTCCGGGTGGTGACCGACGACCTGCGCACCGTTCCGTTGCCACGCAAGGAGTTCGCCGTGGTGGCGAGTATCCCGTACGCGGTGTCCTCCGCATTGCTGCGCAGGCTGCTGCACCCCTGCCCGACCCCGCTGCGGCGGGCCGCGTTGATCGTGGAATGGGGCTTCGCCAAGCGGCTGGCCCGTACCGTGCCACGCAACCGGGAACAGGCATGGTGGGCGGCCCGGTTCGAGCTCGAACTCGTCCGCAGGGTCCCGGCCCGCTGCTTCCGGCCGGTGCCAAGCGTGGACTCGGCCGTGCTCGCCATCCGCGGCCGCAACCTCGGCCTGCGGGCCGAAACGGCGCTGTGGACACTGCTCGGCGCCGCCTACCGGGATCCGCGCGGCCCGGCACGCACCGCGGTCGCGGCGGCACTCGCCGGGCGCAAGATCCGTGGCCCGTTGCAGGCCTGCGGGATCTCGCCGAACGAACCGGCTGGCACGGTGCCCGCCCGGCGGTGGGCGGCACTCGCGCGGCGGCTCGCCGCGGATCCCGCGCTGCACTGGCCGAGGTTGCCCCGGGAGCTTCGCGCCGCCGACCGTACCGCGCCGGGACGCAGACGCCGGGGGCGATCATGA
- a CDS encoding class I SAM-dependent methyltransferase, with product MPTNPRARSRLLELLAEPVSGPEPDSGIVDLLGGAAQAGPPTGLAQRLMRIEAVTRVYERYWRPAFGAAAKGFRGPSMAGEVTMATELLALAPGKTVLDVACGTGRFTRAFGEAVGTDGLAIGLDGSRQMLGRAVAAENLPESVAFVRADATALPFQSSTVDAICCFAALHLFADPEAALDSFAATLRPGGRVAIFTSARHPWLPARVVSDGFGFVTGIRMFDRGEIADRLRARGFTQITEHHAGVTQVVAGTAGAPR from the coding sequence GTGCCGACGAACCCTCGTGCCCGGTCGCGACTGCTGGAGTTGCTGGCCGAACCGGTCTCCGGGCCGGAACCGGACAGCGGCATCGTCGATCTGCTTGGCGGGGCAGCCCAGGCCGGGCCGCCAACCGGGCTGGCCCAACGGCTGATGCGTATCGAGGCGGTGACCAGGGTGTACGAACGCTACTGGCGCCCCGCGTTCGGTGCCGCGGCCAAAGGTTTCCGCGGGCCGAGCATGGCGGGCGAGGTCACCATGGCCACCGAACTGCTCGCGCTCGCACCGGGAAAGACGGTGCTGGACGTAGCCTGCGGCACCGGCCGGTTCACCCGCGCCTTCGGCGAGGCCGTCGGCACCGACGGCCTCGCCATCGGGCTGGACGGTTCGCGGCAGATGCTCGGCAGGGCCGTAGCGGCGGAGAACCTTCCGGAATCGGTGGCGTTCGTCCGTGCCGACGCCACCGCACTCCCGTTCCAATCATCCACAGTGGACGCAATCTGCTGCTTCGCGGCACTGCACCTGTTCGCCGACCCGGAGGCCGCCCTGGACTCGTTCGCCGCGACGCTGCGACCCGGCGGCAGGGTGGCGATCTTCACCAGCGCGCGGCACCCGTGGCTGCCGGCGCGGGTGGTATCCGACGGGTTCGGCTTCGTCACCGGGATCCGGATGTTCGACCGTGGGGAGATAGCGGACCGGCTCCGGGCCCGCGGGTTCACCCAGATCACCGAGCACCACGCCGGGGTGACCCAGGTCGTGGCCGGTACCGCCGGGGCGCCGCGATGA
- the mtnA gene encoding S-methyl-5-thioribose-1-phosphate isomerase gives MQRTIDWDDGEIVIVDQCSLPHTHRILRLGTVAELIAAIQRLAVRGAPALGAAGALGTALAARIPGATEESVRAAADQLAKARPTAVNLSWGVRQALAALPEGAEAVLARARELLDEDERGNRLASGHAAEEVLRRCRRRPLRLLTHCNSGRLATVAWGTALGVVWHLAERDALGEVLVDETRPLLQGARLTAWELAEAGIAYRVLPDGAAATAMAQGMVDCVLVGADRIAANGDVVNKIGTYGLALAASAHRVPFLVVAPESTVDQSLPEGSAIEIEQRPAEEVTTFGDRRVTPEGAAVFNPAFDLTPAGLVTAVVTEHGVRDPAPSR, from the coding sequence GTGCAGCGCACCATCGACTGGGACGACGGCGAGATCGTCATCGTGGATCAGTGCTCGCTCCCGCATACCCACCGGATCCTGCGCCTGGGCACGGTGGCGGAGCTGATCGCGGCGATCCAGCGCCTCGCCGTGCGGGGCGCGCCCGCCCTCGGCGCGGCCGGAGCGCTGGGCACGGCCCTCGCCGCCCGGATTCCCGGGGCCACCGAGGAATCGGTACGGGCCGCGGCCGACCAGCTGGCCAAGGCCAGGCCCACCGCGGTCAACCTGAGCTGGGGCGTGCGGCAGGCGCTGGCGGCGCTGCCCGAGGGTGCCGAGGCCGTGCTGGCCAGGGCGCGGGAGCTGCTCGACGAGGATGAGCGGGGCAACCGGCTCGCCTCGGGCCATGCCGCCGAGGAGGTGCTGCGGCGCTGCAGGCGGCGGCCGCTGCGGCTGCTCACGCACTGCAACAGCGGCAGGCTCGCCACCGTGGCCTGGGGTACCGCACTCGGCGTGGTGTGGCACCTGGCCGAGCGGGACGCGCTCGGCGAGGTGCTGGTGGACGAGACCAGGCCACTGCTGCAGGGGGCGCGACTGACCGCATGGGAGCTGGCCGAGGCCGGGATCGCCTACCGGGTGCTACCGGACGGCGCCGCCGCCACGGCCATGGCGCAGGGCATGGTCGACTGCGTGCTGGTCGGCGCGGACCGGATCGCGGCCAACGGCGACGTGGTGAACAAGATCGGCACCTACGGCCTCGCGCTGGCCGCGTCCGCGCACCGGGTTCCGTTCCTCGTGGTCGCCCCGGAATCCACTGTGGACCAATCCTTGCCGGAAGGCTCCGCGATCGAGATCGAACAGCGACCCGCCGAGGAGGTGACCACCTTCGGGGACCGGCGGGTCACCCCGGAAGGGGCGGCCGTGTTCAATCCCGCCTTCGACCTCACCCCGGCCGGCCTGGTGACCGCAGTGGTCACCGAGCACGGCGTACGGGATCCCGCACCCTCCCGCTGA
- a CDS encoding M50 family metallopeptidase, protein MWKLFETQPETSVSIVAVTGAAALLLVLSGSPWRLARHVVTIVHEAGHALVAVLVGRRLRGIRLHSDTSGVTVSRGKPSGPGMVLTTLAGYPAPALLGVLFAVLLSSGWMAILLGIAAALLLGVLVMVRNAYGVFAVVASAAVLAGVALLAPPAVQAAFVYVMTWFLLFGGIRPVFELQLKRRRGAARDSDADQLARLTGVPAALWVLILAVLTVTCLIVGGSLLIEPVAR, encoded by the coding sequence ATCTGGAAGCTGTTCGAAACGCAGCCGGAAACCTCGGTGTCCATCGTGGCGGTGACCGGTGCGGCGGCGTTGCTGCTGGTGCTGTCCGGCTCGCCGTGGCGGCTGGCGCGCCATGTCGTGACCATCGTGCACGAGGCAGGGCATGCGCTGGTGGCCGTCCTGGTCGGCCGCCGGTTGCGGGGCATCCGGTTGCATTCGGACACCTCCGGCGTGACCGTGTCGCGGGGCAAGCCAAGCGGCCCCGGCATGGTGCTCACCACGCTGGCAGGCTATCCGGCACCCGCCCTGCTGGGGGTGCTGTTCGCGGTGCTGCTGTCCTCTGGCTGGATGGCCATCCTGCTCGGTATCGCGGCGGCGTTGCTGCTGGGCGTGCTGGTGATGGTGCGCAACGCCTACGGGGTGTTCGCCGTGGTGGCCTCCGCGGCGGTGCTGGCCGGGGTCGCGCTGCTCGCTCCGCCGGCCGTGCAGGCCGCGTTCGTCTACGTGATGACCTGGTTCCTGTTGTTCGGCGGGATACGTCCGGTGTTCGAACTGCAGCTCAAGCGCCGCCGGGGGGCCGCAAGGGACTCCGATGCCGACCAGCTGGCACGGTTGACCGGGGTGCCAGCGGCCCTGTGGGTGCTGATCCTCGCGGTGCTCACGGTGACCTGCCTGATCGTGGGTGGAAGCCTGCTGATCGAACCCGTCGCGCGCTGA
- a CDS encoding adenylate/guanylate cyclase domain-containing protein, which translates to MAEERDVEPDAGELQQRLERILLGGRRKYTRLQVAEKSGVPEERSRRLWRALGFATVPDDEVVFTDADVEAVRIADGLIEAGLIDPAVEASVTRALGQHLSRLAEWQVDLLWNMILENEDLRRNERQIARLVDQLLPELERVQTFVWRRHLAAYAGRALAAPGENLETRTEVVGFVDMVGYTRLTRKIDEAELSDILDRFEAVAAEVIAEHHGRVVKMIGDEVLFVADTPADGAEIALTLTERTSADEELPPVRAGLASGRILSRFGDVYGSVVNLAARLTSLARPGTILVDRTMTDALTGNAAYELRSKRPVSVRGYNRLRPSALRRARGGSGGFASGQQLTAELLGLARPKVADEASTADAPGAARPARPTPRPRRRRRR; encoded by the coding sequence ATGGCCGAGGAGCGTGACGTCGAGCCGGACGCGGGTGAGCTGCAGCAGCGGCTGGAACGAATCCTGCTCGGCGGCAGGCGCAAGTACACGCGGTTGCAGGTGGCCGAGAAGTCCGGGGTGCCCGAGGAGCGCTCCCGCAGACTGTGGCGTGCGCTGGGGTTCGCCACCGTGCCCGATGACGAGGTGGTGTTCACCGACGCCGATGTGGAGGCCGTGCGGATCGCCGACGGGCTGATCGAGGCGGGCCTGATCGACCCCGCGGTGGAAGCATCGGTGACCCGTGCGCTCGGCCAGCACCTGTCCCGGCTGGCGGAATGGCAGGTGGACCTGCTGTGGAACATGATCCTGGAGAACGAGGATCTTCGGCGTAACGAGCGCCAGATCGCCAGGCTGGTGGACCAGCTGCTGCCCGAGCTGGAGCGGGTGCAGACCTTCGTCTGGCGCCGCCACCTCGCCGCCTACGCCGGCCGGGCCCTGGCCGCGCCCGGCGAGAACCTGGAAACCCGGACCGAGGTGGTCGGGTTCGTCGACATGGTCGGCTACACCCGGCTGACCAGGAAGATCGACGAGGCCGAGCTCAGCGACATCCTGGACCGCTTCGAGGCGGTGGCGGCCGAAGTGATCGCCGAACACCATGGCCGGGTGGTGAAAATGATCGGCGACGAGGTGCTGTTCGTCGCCGATACCCCGGCGGACGGCGCCGAGATCGCGCTCACGCTGACCGAACGCACCAGCGCCGACGAGGAACTGCCACCGGTGCGCGCCGGCCTGGCCAGCGGCCGGATCCTGAGCAGGTTCGGTGACGTGTACGGCTCGGTGGTGAACCTCGCCGCCCGGCTGACCTCACTGGCCCGCCCCGGCACCATCCTGGTGGACCGGACGATGACCGACGCCCTCACCGGCAACGCGGCTTACGAGCTACGCAGCAAGCGCCCGGTTTCGGTTCGTGGCTACAACCGGCTGCGCCCCTCCGCCCTGCGCAGGGCACGCGGAGGTTCCGGCGGCTTCGCCAGCGGCCAGCAGCTCACCGCCGAGTTGCTCGGTCTCGCCCGGCCGAAGGTGGCGGACGAGGCTTCCACCGCGGACGCTCCCGGCGCCGCCCGCCCGGCACGGCCAACCCCACGCCCCCGCCGCCGCAGGCGCCGCTGA